In the Clostridium beijerinckii genome, one interval contains:
- a CDS encoding DUF4364 family protein has product MYESSSELAENKLLMLYVLKSIKNPISNTQLTEIILENNFINYFTFQQYLSELEESKFVEYHDVNDKKLLILTEKGDNVLSLFKDRISPSKMSTINDYIKEKIESIKKELTIHSDYTLGANDSFIVNLKAVENDSLLMELKLSVPSKNQATSICAKWKENPSEIYTNIISLLIN; this is encoded by the coding sequence ATGTACGAAAGTTCATCAGAATTAGCAGAAAATAAGTTATTAATGTTATATGTTTTAAAATCAATAAAAAATCCTATATCAAATACTCAGCTTACTGAAATAATTCTTGAAAATAACTTTATTAATTATTTTACATTCCAGCAATATTTATCAGAGCTTGAGGAATCTAAATTCGTTGAATATCATGATGTAAATGATAAAAAATTATTGATATTAACAGAAAAAGGAGATAATGTTCTCTCTTTATTTAAAGATAGAATATCCCCTTCAAAAATGTCTACTATTAATGACTATATAAAAGAAAAAATAGAGTCTATAAAAAAGGAATTAACTATACATTCTGATTACACATTAGGTGCAAACGATAGTTTTATTGTTAACCTTAAAGCTGTAGAAAACGACTCGTTATTAATGGAATTAAAATTATCAGTTCCATCCAAAAATCAAGCTACTTCAATTTGTGCTAAATGGAAAGAAAATCCTTCCGAAATTTATACCAATATAATAAGTTTATTAATTAATTAA